One Halorarum halophilum DNA window includes the following coding sequences:
- a CDS encoding DUF1931 domain-containing protein, which produces MSDLVVKSAVKEHLEGNNVAADFYDGLNEEVAELLEDAARRAEANERKTVQPRDL; this is translated from the coding sequence ATGTCAGACCTTGTCGTTAAATCGGCCGTAAAGGAGCATCTCGAAGGAAACAATGTCGCTGCAGACTTCTACGATGGACTCAATGAGGAGGTCGCTGAACTTCTCGAGGATGCTGCACGCCGGGCTGAGGCCAATGAGCGGAAGACAGTGCAGCCACGAGACCTCTAA